The DNA window AGATTGACGGCGCCTGCAATGCATGAGCATCGTGTCTTCCCAGACGCGCTTTCGCGATATGCATCGGTTCCTGGCTGGCGATTCGCACACGCACAGCCTTCCTGCTAGGTGCACGGACCCCCGCCTCGCGCGCCAGTTCTTCCGCGCGGCGGACGACAGACATGAAGCTACGCCGCTCCCGGGCCAAATAGACTTCATTGATTGCGCTATCGATCAAGCTCTCAACGATCGGTGCTAACCGTCGACTCCCCGGAGTTGGTCCTGGAGTTGATGCGAGCTGCGACGCTGGCATTGGGTTCTCACGATGAGCCCTCAACCGGCGTCGGACGGTGCGCGGATGCACGCCCATTTGGCTAGCAACTTCAACGCAATCTGCCAGTTTGACAGTACCGGTACTTTTCTCTAACAAGCTCACAAGCGCCTCATACCACTTGGTTGCCTCACGTTCCTTCTCTGGGTCTGAATCACTTGGGGCTCTGATGCTCTTTTGCGGGGTAGGTGAGCGGAAGGGCTCGATCATGCTGACATCCGCCCAGATGAACTCGGACGTGCCTTCGACCCTTAGATGGACGCGCCCTTTGGCATGAACGCCCACTACCACTACCGCCCGACCTCCACATACAGCGAGCAGGCCTTTCTTGATCCGCAAATCTGGAGCAACTCTGGCAACTCGATTTGGTCTCACCATCGTTCAGCCCTCAGGCCGAAGACAGAAACCGCCCAGCCCTCTTGACGACGGGAGACTAAAGTGGGAGGCTGAAATCAATCGGGCAACGAACCGATGTTTTTCTGAATGGCTCGGGCGGCAACCCGGGCCATTTTTCATTTCAGCCGGGACGGCTGCTGAATTAGGCCACGCTAATGACTCCCGACGCTTTGGTTTCGGGCGTGATAGCACATGGCAGGCGCGCGATCAAATACAAGCCGTTGAAACGCATGTATTTTTTGCCAAGTTTTGCTGAAAAAGTGAATGCTTTTTCCAATATCGATATCTGGGCGATATCACTTACGGCGACAGGCCCATCACGTTCCAAGATCGCGTCCTTGTTCGCAGATTCGCGCTAAGTTGCCGCCCCTGCCTTTTAGATGCACGAAGTCAGTTGGTCCGTCATGGAGCAATAGCGATTCTAACTTACTGTTTTATAAGTTAAATTTCGCCAGTGACAGAGATTAGGAACAGCGACAGTTTGCGTGCGCTTGCCGGATTGACTGGACCAGACTCCAGACTTCGCATACTTGATGTCCTTCCTTGCTCACGTGTGCTGTGCCCATGGATGCTCCGCGCCATCCCGTCTCTGTTGGTCGACGACGCTTTGTCACGGGCGCTGGTGGCTTGCTCGCCGTCGGTCCGTCCTTGCTGCCCGGGCTGGCGCGAGCCAAGGCGCCAATTTCGCCGTCCGCGCCGGAAGTTCCTGTTCTGTCTGGCACCGAGTTCAAACTGTCCATCGGCGCATTGCCGGTCAACATCACCGGCAAGCCTGCCCATGCGGTGGCCATCAATGGCTCCTTGCCAGGTCCGACGCTGCACTGGCGCCAAGGCGACCAGGTCACCTTGCAGGTCTCCAACCAGCTTGGGGTCGACACCTCGCTGCATTGGCACGGCATCATCCTGCCGGCGACGATGGATGGCGTCCCGGGCCTGAGCTTCCGTGGAATATCCCCTTCAGAATCATATCTTTATCGCTTCAACTTGAACCAATCCGGGACGTACTGGTACCACGCCCATTCCAGCCTGCAGGAGGCCAAGGGCGCCTACGGCGCGATCGTGGTCAAGCCTGATGGTCCGGACCCGGATGGGGCCACGCACGACCACGTACTGCTCCTATCGGACTGGAGCGACGAGGATCCGCACGCCATCGTGCGCAAGCTCAAGCTGCAGGCCGATTACTACAACCGCCACAAGTGCACCGTCGGTGATTTCATCCACGACGCGCGCGCCGGGGGCCTCAAGGCGGCGCTGGATGACCGTCTGATGTGGGGCTCGATGCGCATGAGCCCGACTGATCTGGCCGACGTCACCGGCCTCACCTATACCTACCTGGTCAACGGGGCCAGCCCGGATGCGAACTGGAGCGGTCTGTTCCAGCGCGGCGAGCGGGTCCGCCTGCGCTTCATCAATGGCGCGGCGATGACTTTCTTCGATGTGCGCATTCCCGGCTTGAAGATGACGGTGGTCGCCGCCGACGGGCAGCCCGTGCATCCGGTGAGCGTGGACGAGTTCCGCATCGCGGTCGCACAAACCGTCGATGTCATCGTCCAGCCGGACCAGGACCAGCCCTATACGGTTTTCTGCCAGTCGATGGACCGCAGTGGTTATGCACGCGCCACGCTCACGCCCCGCCCCGGCCTGCAGGCGCCGATCCCGCCCATGGATCCGCGTCCGATCCTGACCATGGCCGACATGGGCATGGGGGGAATGGGCCACATGGGCATGGGCGGCATGTCGATGCCTGCCACGTCTGCGCCCTCCTCGTCCGCAAGCCCGCACCAGATGGCGATGGGACATGGCCAGAAGGGGCACCACGACATGGCGGGGATGGACCACGGCAACATGCAACACGGCGCCATGGCCGGGATGGATCACGGCAACATGCAGCAAGACGGAATGATCCAGCACCCGGCCAGCGAGTCCAACAATCCGGCGGTGGACATGCAGACCATGACCCCGACGCGGGCCCTGGACCAACCCGGCATCGGCCTGCGCGACAACGGCCGCCGGGTGTTGACCGATGCCGACCTGCACAGCCGCTTCGACGATCCCGATCCGCGCGAACCGGGCCGCGAGATCCAGTTGCACCTGACCGGCAACATGGAGCGCTACGTGTGGGGTTTCGACGGCATCCCGTTCTCCAAGGCCGCCCCGATCCGGCTGAACTACGGCGAACGCGTGCGCATCGTGCTGGTGAACGACACGATGATGGAACATCCCATCCACCTGCACGGGATGTGGAGCGACCAGGAAAGTGCCGATGGCCAGTTCCAGGTCCGCCGGCACACCGTCAGCGTGCCGCCTGGCAGCATCCGCAGCTATCGGGTCAGTGCCGACGCGCTCGGGCGCTGGGCGTATCACTGTCATATGCTTCTGCACATGGAACTGGGCATGTTCCGCGAGGTGCACGTCGCATGAGCCGCCTCCCGACTCGTTCCTTGCTCGCCGCTACGTTGGCGCTTTTCGCAGGTGAAGCCCTGGCGCAGCAGCACGATCATGCCGCCATGCACATGCAGGATGTGACGCCGCAGGATGACGCATCCACGGCATCGGTCGATGCCGATCAGGCGTCATCCACCTCCGCCCATTCGCATCACGCTGGCATGCCGATGCCGATGCCGATGCCGATGCAGCATGATGACCAGCCGCAGGCAGCACAGACACCGCCGCCCATGCCGGCAGAACACGCCATGCACGAGGGCATGGACATGCACGACATGCATGCCGTTCCCGCCGCCCTGCCCCGGCCCACACCTGAGGAACTGGCCGCGGCGTTCCCGGATGTGGGCGACGCCCACATGGCCACGCACATGGATGACGACCCCACCGTGGCCGTGTTCCGGGGCGATCGCCTGGAGCGAATGGACGGCGGCATCGCGGCCTGGGACGCACGCGTCGGCATTGGCGGCAGCTTCGACAGGTTCTGGCTGCGCGCCGAAGGCGAGCGCCCGCGCGGCGGCCCTGGCGAGGGCGATGTCGAATTGCAATGGACCCACGCCACCGGCCCGTGGTGGGACCGCGCGGTGTCGCTGCGCCACGATTTCGGTCCCGGCCCTTCACGGCAATGGCTGGGCGTGGGCGTGATCGGGCTGGCGCCGTACAAGTTCGAGCTCGAGGCACACGTCTATGTCGGCAGCCATGGGCTGGCTGCGCGCACCGAAGCCGAGTACGAGGTGCTGCTGACCAACCGGCTCGTCCTGACCCCGCGCGTGGAACTCAACGCCTTTGGTCGCGACGACCGGGCCAATGGCATCGGCAAGGGCCTGAGCAACGGTGAAGCGGGTCTGCGCTTGCGCTACGAATTCACCCGTGAATTCGCGCCCTACGTGGGCTACAGCTGGACGCGCAAGGTCGGCAACACTGCCGATCTTGCGCGCGAGACCGGCGAGCCGGTGCTCGACCATGGCTGGGTCGCGGGCGTGCGTCTCTGGTTCTAACGCGTCACCACCGGCGGCAGAAGCCGCCTGTTCCTTGAAGTTCGTTCGCTGCCATCGCGCTGCCGCTCCGCAGCCCTGCCACAGGTAGTGCAGGCGCCGGCCATCCCCACGCGTCGCCCGCCTCACGTTCGACGCTGAACGCGCGAAGGCCAAACTCTTGACTCTTGACCAGACTCAAGGGTGAGACTACGTGTCTACCCTTGGAGGAGCCGCGCATGAACATCGGCCAGCTTTCGCGCCAGACCCAGGTGCCAATCGACACGATCCGCTACTACGAGCGCCAGCGCCTGCTGCCCGAACCACCGCGCTCGCCCGGCGGCTACCGTCGCTATGCCGACGACGACGTCGCCCGCCTGAACTTCATCCGCCGCGCCAAGACCCTGGGCTTCACCCTGGAGGAAATCGGCGAGCTGCTGGCCATCAGCCACGGGCGCGGTGACGTGGCGGCGATCAAGCAGGCGGCCAGCCGCAAACTGGAGCAGGTCCAGCAGCGCATGGATGAACTGGCCCGCGTGCGCGATGCGCTGGAGGTCATGGTCGAGGCCTGTCCGGGCCATGGCGCACTGCGCGACTGCCCGATCGTCTCCGCACTGACCCGGGACAGCTGAGATGGCGCATTCAAACGATCACGGCTGCGGTTGTGGCGCCACGGCCCCAGCCGCCCACCAACCCGCCATCGATCCGGTCTGCGGGATGACGGTCGATCCGGGAACGGCTCGGTATCACGCGGATCTGGATGGGCTGCGCTATGTCTTCTGCTCAGCCGGCTGCCGCGAGGCATTCCTGGGCGACCCGCCGCGATATCTGAAATCCGGAGGCGGCGATGCCGCAGCAGGGGGCGGATGCTGCGGTCCCGCCCGGGCGCAGTCCGGAAATGGCGCAGCAGATGCCGCCGCCACCGACCCCGTCTGCGGCATGGTGGTCGATCCGAGGACCGCGAAACACCGGGCCGACATCGATGGCACCGAGTTCTTCTTCTGCTCGGCCGGCTGCCGTCAGAAGTTCCTGGATGATCCACAGCGGGACCTTTCGTCCGCCCATGCCGCAGCGTCCGCTGCGTCTGGTGGATGCTGCGGCGGGCGCGCCGGGGGCGGCAAGGAGGAGGCACAGCACACGCAGGCGAAGGACCCGGTCTGCGGCATGACCGTCGACCCTGCCACGGCCAGGCATCGCACCCAACTCGATGGCACCCCCTACGTCTTCTGTTCGGATGGATGCCGGACGAAATTCGAAGAGCATCCGCAGCGCTACCTGCATCCGGAACAGCATCCCGCCCCGCCCGCTCCGCCTGGCAGCCAGTACACCTGCCCAATGCATCCGGAGATCGTGCAGGACGCCCCGGGCACGTGTCCGCTGTGCGGCATGGCACTGGAGCCGATGACGCCCTCGCTGGAGGATGGCGAGAACCCGGAGCTGACCGATTTCCGCCGGCGCTTCTGGTGGACGCTGCCGCTGAGTGTGGTCACCGTCGCCCTGGGCATGGCTGGCCACTGGCTGCCCGGCGTGTCGCCTGGCGTGCTGGGCTGGGCGCAGGCCGTGCTGGCCACCCCGGTCGTGTTGTGGGCGGGCTGGCCATTCCTGCAGCGCTGGGTGCAGTCGATCGCCAACCGCAGCCCCAACATGTGGACGCTGATCGGGACCGGCGTGAGTGCCGCTTACCTCTACAGTTGGGTGGCCTTGCTGGCGCCGCAGGTGTTCCCGCCATCGTTCCAGGTGGACGGACGCGTCGAGGTCTACTTCGAGGCCGCCGCTTCGATCATCAGCCTGACCCTGCTGGGGCAGTTGCTGGAGCTCAAGGCCCGCGAGCAGACCTCCTCGGCCATCCGTGCCCTGCTCGGCCTGGCGCCACGCACCGCCCGGCGCATCGAGGCCGATGGCGAGGAACACGACGTGCCGCTGGACGCGCTGCACCCGGGCGATCGCCTGCGTGTACGCCCCGGCGAAAAAGTCCCGGTGGACGGTGTGGTCCGCGAAGGCCGCTCGCATCTGGACGAATCCATGCTCACCGGCGAACCGGTGCCGGTGGCCCGTGGCCCGGGCGAGCCGGTGATCGGCGCCACCCTCAACGGCAATGGCGCGCTGGTGATCGAAGCCACGCGCACCGGCGCGGACAGCACGCTGTCGCAGATCGTGCAGCTCGTCGCCCAGGCCCAGCGCACGCGCGCGCCGATGCAGGCCATGGCCGACCGGGTGTCGTACTGGTTCGTGCTCGGCGTGGTCGGCGCGGCGCTGCTGAGCCTGCTGGCCTGGGGATTGTTCGGCCCGCAACCGGCGTGGACGCATGGGTTGCTGCATGCAGTGGCCGTGCTGATCGTGGCCTGCCCCTGCGCATTGGGGCTGGCCACGCCGATGTCGATCATGGTCGCCAGCGGACGGGCCGCGCAGGCCGGCGTGCTGTTCCGCGATGCCCAGGCGATCGAGCGCCTGGGCACGGTCGATACCCTGGTGGTCGACAAGACCGGCACCCTCACCCGCGGGCAGCCCACCTTCGACAGCATCCAGGCCGTTGCGCCCTTCGAGGACATTGAAGTGCTGCGTCTGGCGGCCAGCCTGGATGCCGGCAGTGAACACCCACTCGCCCAGGCCATCGTGGCCGAGGCACGCCGCCGTCAGATGTCCTTGCCGCCCGCGCAGGACATGACCTCCGATACGGGCCTGGGCGTGCGCGGGCAGGTCGAAGGCCGTCGCCTGGCGCTGGGCAGCCAGGCGCTGATGCAGGCTGAGGGCGTGGACGTGCAGCCACTCGCCGAAGGCGCCGAAACCCTGCGCCAGGGTGGCGCCAGCGTCGTGTTCCTCGCGGTCGATGGCGCCCTGGCCGGTGCCTTGGCGGTCTCCGACCCGATCAAGGACGGCGTGGCTGAGGTGGTCGCCGCCCTGCGCACGCAAGGCGTGCGCGTGGTCATGGCCAGTGGGGATGCCGACAGCACCGCGCAGGCTGTGGCCACCCGGGTCGGGATCGATGAAGCACATGGTCAGACCAGTCCGCAGGACAAGGCCGCGCTGGTCGAGCGCTTGCGCGGCGAGGGCCGTGTGGTTGGCATGGCCGGCGATGGCATCAACGACGCCCCGGCGCTGGCCTCGGCCGATGTGGGCATCGCCATGGGCACGGGCACCGACGTAGCCATGTCCAGCGCCCAGGTCACCCTGGTCAAGGGCGATCTGGCCGGCATCCTGCGGGCTCGCACCATCTCGCGTCAGACCGTGCGCAACATGCGCCAGAACCTGGGCTTCGCCCTGCTCTACAACGGCCTGGGCGTGCCGCTGGCTGCGGGCGTGCTCACCCCGTGGCTGGGCTGGAGTCTGTCGCCCATGTTTGCCGCGCTGGCGATGAGCCTGAGTTCGGCTTCTGTGGTCGGAAATGCATTGCGGCTGCGGTCCAAGGGCACCGCTGCCGGCACCGCGGATCATTGAAGCGCAAGGCCGCGCAAAATGCTTGCGGAACCACATTCCGGTCATTAGAATGCCGTGCTCCCAAGACACCGGGGCCATAGCTCAGCTGGGAGAGCGCCTGCATGGCATGCAGGAGGTCGGCGGTTCGATCCCGCCTGGCTCCACCACGTTTCAAAGGGTTGCAAGCACTAGGCCTGTTTGCAATTGCTGCATCGGTTAGACAGCGTCCCCATCGTCTAGAGGCCTAGGACACCACCCTTTCACGGTGGCGACCGGGGTTCGAATCCCCGTGGGGACGCCAGCTTCAAACAAGAAGCGCAGCGCGCAACCGCTGCGTTTTTTCTTGGCAACATCGGGGCCATAGCTCAGCTGGGAGAGCGCCTGCATGGCATGCAGGAGGTCGGCGGTTCGATCCCGCCTGGCTCCACCAATCCAAGGTCCAGCGCCACGCGCGGACCATGCGACGGATACCAGATCCGTCCCCATCGTCTAGCGGTTAGGACACCACCCTTTCACGGTGGCGACCGGGGTTCGATCCCCCGTGGGGACGCCAACTTGCATCATGCAGACGCAGCGGATCTCCGCTGCGTTTTTTTTCGCCTCGAAATCGGTGTGGCATGAAGACCGCGTGCACAGACCTTCATCGGATCAACATCGCTGCTTCAGGAAACTAAACAGGCCCGCCCATCTATCGCCTGCCTGAGGAGCATTGATGTCCAGATCGTCCCGGAACCCGGCTTCACGCCATGAGTCCGCTTTCGCAAGTTGGATCCGCCGCAACGGGTATTCGCCCAGCGAGGCGATCGAACACTTCCTGGAGCGGTCCGACTATTTTCGCAGTGAACTCCAGCAACTCGGCGACGAGGCGCGCAGGTCCTTGACCGAAGAAGCCCGCGAGTTCCTGCGCCAGCGCAGTGAGGAAGACAGCTTCGCGATGCAGTTCCCCACCGTCTACATGTGCAAGGACAAGCACAGCAGGCAGCTGCGCTACACCGTCACGATCACCATCGGCGAAGACCATGCCGAGTGGATCGGGCGAGTCTGGGCGGACAATGACTATCTCGGTGAGGTGACCGGCTCGGGCGGAGGCCCGAAGGCGAACTATCTGGCCCTGGCGCGCATGCACATCGAATCCCAGGTGGACTGCCACGACGCCATCGTCAAGCGACCGCTGCCCGATTCCTGGTAAATCTTGGGCGCAAGCCGCCCGCCAAAGCTCCGCTCAAACCAGCGGCGTGACCGGTTGCGGTGCCGATTCGGCGACACGATGCAAGGTCGCCACGCCGTGGCCGCGTTCGGCCAGGTATTCCAGCCACTTGCCCAGGAAGGTGTTCATCCGCATGCGGTGGCTGATGAGCTCGGCCGGTGGAGGGAACATGCCGATGACATCCTGCCAGCGGCGCCCGACGTAGCAATGTGTTGCCTCCGCCTGGCGGGCATCACGATACACGCGTACGAACGCCGAAGGATCAGGCTCGCCGCTGACCGGGTCGATGATGCCGTAGGTCAGTCGCAGCTCGACGGTGTAGCGATGGGTTTCGATGACATCCACGCGCAGGTCCAGCCCATCGCCGATGCTGGACACATAGTGCCCTGGCTCCAGGTCGGTCGGCACGAACAACCGGTCCAGCCGCGCGTAGTTCTCCGCATAGAGCGCCATCAGCCAGCCGAAGCGGCCAAGCTTGGGTAAGTGCGCGGTGCGGGTGGCGGTCGTGTGCATGACCCGATGCTACACGTCTTCCAGCGCTGACGTCAGCATTGACGGGGAGCCGCACAAGCCTCTAATTTGGGGATCGGCCTGCCCCGCCCCCGCGGCTCAGAACATCTCCCGCTGCAGGCCCAGGGTGGACATCACCTTGCTGGCGATCTCTTCGATCGAAGTATGGGTGGTGCTCAACGTCGGCAGGCGCTCGTGGGCGAACATGCCTTCTGCGGCGACCACCTCGCGCCGGCACGTCTCGGGCTTGGCGTAGCGGGAGTTGGGCCTGCGTTCCTGCCGGATCTGGCACAGACGCTCGGGATCGATGGTCAGGCCGAACAGCTTCTTGCGGTACGGACGCAGGCGTGGCGGCAGCCGGTCGGTCTCCAGATCTTCGTCGGTTAGCGGGTAGTTCGCCGCCTTGACCCCGTAATGCAGCGCCAGATAGACGCACGTTGGCGTCTTGCCCGCGCGCGAGACCGCGACCAGGATCAGGTCGGCCTCGTCGTAATTGATCGCGATGCCGTCGTCGTGGCTCAGCGCGAAGTTCATCGCGTTGATGCGCCGGTGGTAGGCCTCGAAATTGACGATGCCATGGGCCTGCCCCACTCGCGACTGTCGGACCGCCCCCAACTCCAGCTCCATCGGATTGATGAACGGAGCGAAGACATCGAGCATCAATGCGCCGCTCGAGGCCAGCAGCTCGGCGATCGCCGGGTCGACGATCGAATGGATGACGATGGGCCGCGCATCGTGGCGGACGCCCGATTCGCGGATCCGCTCGGCCGCCTCGACCGCCTTGTCCAGCTCGTCCACGAACGGAATGCGGTCGGTGATGAAGGAAAAGCCCGAGAACTGGGTCAGCAGGCTGTGCCCGATGGT is part of the Pseudoxanthomonas sp. JBR18 genome and encodes:
- a CDS encoding copper resistance system multicopper oxidase, whose product is MDAPRHPVSVGRRRFVTGAGGLLAVGPSLLPGLARAKAPISPSAPEVPVLSGTEFKLSIGALPVNITGKPAHAVAINGSLPGPTLHWRQGDQVTLQVSNQLGVDTSLHWHGIILPATMDGVPGLSFRGISPSESYLYRFNLNQSGTYWYHAHSSLQEAKGAYGAIVVKPDGPDPDGATHDHVLLLSDWSDEDPHAIVRKLKLQADYYNRHKCTVGDFIHDARAGGLKAALDDRLMWGSMRMSPTDLADVTGLTYTYLVNGASPDANWSGLFQRGERVRLRFINGAAMTFFDVRIPGLKMTVVAADGQPVHPVSVDEFRIAVAQTVDVIVQPDQDQPYTVFCQSMDRSGYARATLTPRPGLQAPIPPMDPRPILTMADMGMGGMGHMGMGGMSMPATSAPSSSASPHQMAMGHGQKGHHDMAGMDHGNMQHGAMAGMDHGNMQQDGMIQHPASESNNPAVDMQTMTPTRALDQPGIGLRDNGRRVLTDADLHSRFDDPDPREPGREIQLHLTGNMERYVWGFDGIPFSKAAPIRLNYGERVRIVLVNDTMMEHPIHLHGMWSDQESADGQFQVRRHTVSVPPGSIRSYRVSADALGRWAYHCHMLLHMELGMFREVHVA
- a CDS encoding copper resistance protein B; this encodes MHMQDVTPQDDASTASVDADQASSTSAHSHHAGMPMPMPMPMQHDDQPQAAQTPPPMPAEHAMHEGMDMHDMHAVPAALPRPTPEELAAAFPDVGDAHMATHMDDDPTVAVFRGDRLERMDGGIAAWDARVGIGGSFDRFWLRAEGERPRGGPGEGDVELQWTHATGPWWDRAVSLRHDFGPGPSRQWLGVGVIGLAPYKFELEAHVYVGSHGLAARTEAEYEVLLTNRLVLTPRVELNAFGRDDRANGIGKGLSNGEAGLRLRYEFTREFAPYVGYSWTRKVGNTADLARETGEPVLDHGWVAGVRLWF
- a CDS encoding MerR family transcriptional regulator — protein: MNIGQLSRQTQVPIDTIRYYERQRLLPEPPRSPGGYRRYADDDVARLNFIRRAKTLGFTLEEIGELLAISHGRGDVAAIKQAASRKLEQVQQRMDELARVRDALEVMVEACPGHGALRDCPIVSALTRDS
- a CDS encoding heavy metal translocating P-type ATPase, with product MAHSNDHGCGCGATAPAAHQPAIDPVCGMTVDPGTARYHADLDGLRYVFCSAGCREAFLGDPPRYLKSGGGDAAAGGGCCGPARAQSGNGAADAAATDPVCGMVVDPRTAKHRADIDGTEFFFCSAGCRQKFLDDPQRDLSSAHAAASAASGGCCGGRAGGGKEEAQHTQAKDPVCGMTVDPATARHRTQLDGTPYVFCSDGCRTKFEEHPQRYLHPEQHPAPPAPPGSQYTCPMHPEIVQDAPGTCPLCGMALEPMTPSLEDGENPELTDFRRRFWWTLPLSVVTVALGMAGHWLPGVSPGVLGWAQAVLATPVVLWAGWPFLQRWVQSIANRSPNMWTLIGTGVSAAYLYSWVALLAPQVFPPSFQVDGRVEVYFEAAASIISLTLLGQLLELKAREQTSSAIRALLGLAPRTARRIEADGEEHDVPLDALHPGDRLRVRPGEKVPVDGVVREGRSHLDESMLTGEPVPVARGPGEPVIGATLNGNGALVIEATRTGADSTLSQIVQLVAQAQRTRAPMQAMADRVSYWFVLGVVGAALLSLLAWGLFGPQPAWTHGLLHAVAVLIVACPCALGLATPMSIMVASGRAAQAGVLFRDAQAIERLGTVDTLVVDKTGTLTRGQPTFDSIQAVAPFEDIEVLRLAASLDAGSEHPLAQAIVAEARRRQMSLPPAQDMTSDTGLGVRGQVEGRRLALGSQALMQAEGVDVQPLAEGAETLRQGGASVVFLAVDGALAGALAVSDPIKDGVAEVVAALRTQGVRVVMASGDADSTAQAVATRVGIDEAHGQTSPQDKAALVERLRGEGRVVGMAGDGINDAPALASADVGIAMGTGTDVAMSSAQVTLVKGDLAGILRARTISRQTVRNMRQNLGFALLYNGLGVPLAAGVLTPWLGWSLSPMFAALAMSLSSASVVGNALRLRSKGTAAGTADH
- a CDS encoding DUF1249 domain-containing protein; amino-acid sequence: MHTTATRTAHLPKLGRFGWLMALYAENYARLDRLFVPTDLEPGHYVSSIGDGLDLRVDVIETHRYTVELRLTYGIIDPVSGEPDPSAFVRVYRDARQAEATHCYVGRRWQDVIGMFPPPAELISHRMRMNTFLGKWLEYLAERGHGVATLHRVAESAPQPVTPLV
- a CDS encoding pyruvate, water dikinase regulatory protein, giving the protein MSSVRPVFYVSDGTGITVETIGHSLLTQFSGFSFITDRIPFVDELDKAVEAAERIRESGVRHDARPIVIHSIVDPAIAELLASSGALMLDVFAPFINPMELELGAVRQSRVGQAHGIVNFEAYHRRINAMNFALSHDDGIAINYDEADLILVAVSRAGKTPTCVYLALHYGVKAANYPLTDEDLETDRLPPRLRPYRKKLFGLTIDPERLCQIRQERRPNSRYAKPETCRREVVAAEGMFAHERLPTLSTTHTSIEEIASKVMSTLGLQREMF